In Lolium rigidum isolate FL_2022 chromosome 7, APGP_CSIRO_Lrig_0.1, whole genome shotgun sequence, the DNA window CTGGTACTTTGGTGTATGCTGTTGTTGCAGGGACGAAAACGAAAGCAGTAGGAATCTCTGTGGGCATTGGTTGTTCTGTCGTCTTGATATTGGTTTGCATTTTCGCTTTTGTTGTATGCAAGAGAAGAGCTAAGGCTACCAAGGACGGCCACCGTGAGTAGCATCTACTAGCATGTTAACCGTCTGTTTAAGAGCTGGAATGACTACAGTTAATTTGTTGATGGCATTCTTGTCATACAGCACCAGCATTGCAGAAAATTGCGGGTGCACAATGCACGATCTTCGATTTACCTACGCTACAAGAGGCAACTGAAAACTTCTCCGAGAAAAATAAGCTTGGCGAAGGCGGTTTTGGTATTGTATACAAGGTAAGTAGTCCAAGCAGGAACGCACTTAACAAAAGGCGGTCATGTATCACATCACACCTTCTCTAGCTCAAAAGGCATATATTGCAGGGGATACTACCAGATGGGCAAGAAATAGCAGTGAAGAAACTTTTGGAAAGAACTGGGCATGGTTTGAAGGAGCTGCACAATGAGGTGCTGCTATTGGCAGAGCTGCAGCACAAGAATCTTGTTAGATTACATGGGTATTGCTCGCATCGGGATGATACGCTGCTAGTTTACGAGTATATCAAGAATGGGAGCCTCGACAACTTTCTGTTCGGTATTGTCTCCTTCACTAACATCTCTAGCTCTCCGGTTACAGACATGCATATCCGTAATTTTGGTCAGTTGTGACTAGTATTGCGCCGCTTAATTGTGTCTCTCTACTCTCCCGACCCCCCGTAAGTCTTATATGTGATATGCATGATTGATGCATTTACCGGTAATATATGCCTACCATGAGAGACACTATCCATACATACTATGTAGAAAAGCAAAACATGAATAGGAATATAAACGAATAACATAGGGAATACATGCATGCATTccctatattgtggagatgtacatgcataattttttgtcaaattttttcgacatttcaaaatacaACTTtccgatagagggagcatatgcacccgggagccgaattgaatttctgaatAAATAGCTATATAACTAAGTTTCTTGTTTAGAAGTTCAGTATAAGCCAATAAATATGTACTGTAGCATTCGATATTATAAGTTATCACAGCCAATATTGTAGATACAATTTGAATATTATTTTTTTACAACAGTTATAatgatgattatttatttacCTTGCACCACCTCATATGAATTCAACATTTCGTTCCAACAGAATCTAGGGAGGAAAGTGCACTCAACTGGGAGCAACAGTATAACATCATTCTTGGAATTGCCAAGGGAATATTGTATCTTCACGAGGACTCAAGCTTGAGGATAATCCACCGAGACCTCAAACCTAACAACATTCTTCTTGCCGACGACATGGATCCAAAAATCGCAGACTTTGGACTGGCGAGGCTGCTAGGAGAAGGTCATACACATACTAAGACAGCTAGAGCTGCTGGAACACTGTAAGGTCATATCTGTCATGAAACATTCAAGAATTGTTGATATCCAGCGTGTGTACAAGCCTGCTAATTGCTCATTCCTGCAGTGGTTATATGGCACCAGAGGCAATGCACGGACGCATGTCACCAAAGATCGATATTTACAGCTTCGGTGTGTTGGTTCTTGAAATTGTAACTAGGAGAAAGAACAGCAGTTCTGGTGATCATGACGCAGTGAATCTCCTTACCGATGTAAGTGCTGATTTACTTCTTTTTAGTTCATTTGAAATTGAAAGATTCATGTAAATTATATGTCATCATATCTGAATAAGCATCTAACAGGTGTGGAATTGTTGGACAAAAGGGTCGATATCTGAAATGATAGACCAATCACTCGATGAATACGCTCGAAGCCAAGCATTACGCTGCATCCACATCGGGTTGATGTGTCTCCAACCAGACCCTGACGACCGTCCTTTGATATTATCCGTCATTTTCATGTTAACTAGGGACAACATGGAGATTCAGGCACCGGCACAACCTGCATTCTTCTTCCGGAGGGAATCACTTTTAGCTTCTCTATCATCGTACGACCAACCGGATATCATATTGGACGATAACGTCTCTGTGAATGGGGTTACAATCACTGATCTGTATCCTAGGTAAGTCATGGGTCTGGGTAATGTGAGGCTTTTGAGGCTAAAGTCAAAAGTTTGGCTAGAATAGTTTTTCCATTTGCCATTTGGTAAAAGAAAGTGTAAGTAAAATCAAATTGAAAGAAGCTTTCAACAAGTTGGAATCCATATTGAAGCTTTATGGCCATTGTTTTGCCAGAGTATTCAACAGAACATAATCAAATTTTGGAGCTTTAAACAAAAAGCATCCGGTAGTAACGTGACTATATTTTTATGAAAATTATTGGACATGAAGGAATTATTTGAGAATTTATGCTAACTCCAAGTTTTACTGAAGTTCTAAAATCCAAATCACTCAGAATGTATCACAGTAGACTGAAATTGCATTCTCTGGAGCTGTGCCATTTTAGTGAAATGTTCGTCAATGATTTGGTCTTAAGTTATGCATAGAGTGACCAGAAATGAGGTAGTTAGATATTGATACAATTATACAGAGACTTCCGGTGTGAGTGTGTGATCATTGTCAATGTTTAGATTGGAACGATACCCTCGTCCGGTATCGGTTGCATGTTTATATAGCACAGAAAAAGCCCCTGGCGTGGCATGTACAATACGTAGTAGATCGGTGTACTACACCGTATACCAATATGTTACAAACTCTAACAgccccccttaatctaaaccttgGAGAGGTTGAGATTACGCTTGAATTCATCTAGCTTCTTAACTGGAAGAGCCTTGGTAAAACCATCTGCAACTTGATCCTTGCTACAAACAAAACGAATGGCTAGCTGATTCTTTGCAACCCTTTCTCTAACAAAGTGAAAGTCAATTTCTATGTGCTTGGTACGAGCATGCAATACAGGTTTAACAGACAAATAGGTAGCACCTAAATTGTCACACCAAAGACTTGGTTTTTACTTCAATTTTACTCCAAGTTCTGCAAGAAGAGGTTCTACCCAAATCAACTCAGATGTAGCATTTGCAAGAGATTTATATTGAACCTCAGTACTAGACCGAGACACTGTATCTTGCTTTCTAGCACTCCAAGAGACCAAGTTAGGTccaacaaatatagcaaaaccaccTGTGGAACGTCGATCATGAAGACaacctgcccaatctgcatctgaaaaGGCACTAAGAAGTGTGGATGAGGATGCTGTAAAAGTTATTCCAAGTTTTAATGTATCGTTCATATATCTAAGAATTCTTTTCACAGCTGACCAATGTTCTGTAGTTGGAGCATGAACATACTGGCATACTTTGTTGACAGAAAAGGATAAGTCTGGCCGTGTCAAAGTCAGATACTATAAAGTTCCAACTATGCTCATGTACTGAGATGAATCttcagagccaagaggtgtacCAACTCTAAGAGACAATTGCTCAGATGATGAAAATGGTGTGGGGCCCGGTTTACATGCAATCATGCCAACTTTAGTAAGAATGTCTGTAGCATACTTTTCTTGTGTTAACAACAAACCATTTTGTGTCTTCtttacctcaatgccaagaaaatagtgtAAATCACCTAAATATTTAATAGCAAAATTCTCATTGAGACTCCGAAGAAGAACATAAATAGCATCATCAGAGGAGCTTGTAACTATGATATTATCAACATAAATTAGCACAAATATGGTGATACCTGACTTGGTGTAGAGAAATAGTGAGGTGTCAGCTCTGGAAGGTGTAAAACGATTGCACAGTTTTGAACTCAACCTTGAATACCAGGCACGAGGAGCTTGTTTCAACCCATATAATGCTTTGTCAAGTTTGTAAATATAATGCGGAGCGCGAGGATCTTCAAAACCTggaggttgtttcatgtagacctcATCTtcaagaacaccatgaagaaacgcgttttTAACATCTAGCTGCCTTAACATCCATCCTCGGGAAATAAAAATAGCCAAAACAGTTTTAATGGTATCAATTTTTACCACTGGGCTGAAAGTGTCCTCATTGTCAATGCCATACCTTTGtttaaatccttttgctactaaccttgccttgtaTCTGTCAACTGTCCCATCTGCTCTCCTTTTGATGCGATAGACCCACTTGCAGTCAATCAAATTTTTCTTGGAGCTCGGAGGAACAAGGTGCCATGTTTTGTTGATCATCAAGGCATCATACTCCTCTTCCATCGCTTTTCTCCAATTTGAGTCACCAAGAGCCTCAATCAAAGTAAAAGGTTCACCTGTAGAAGAAAGCATG includes these proteins:
- the LOC124670453 gene encoding cysteine-rich receptor-like protein kinase 44 → MLAVIAVLLLLLPPAMPFEGSECDGSKYAPNSTFQANLNLVAAALPGNASSMPTGFATTTTGTSPNRAYAMALCRGDVKASTCDACVAAAFTAAGANGNCPNNTGVTMYEDACVVRFSSVQFLDFLRADQWQPGELAFQITPAFGNVTTVPGAWFSAAATVILTAVVDHAVAAVGNSTAMKYFATGEMDFQPKIYAIAQCVPDMTPSQCQSCLRTLVIQSTGLLVNTKPRWIMSFVAWCNLRYSVQPLYEGRSMLQLQAPPPPAVVPPSAAPESGGAGTKTKAVGISVGIGCSVVLILVCIFAFVVCKRRAKATKDGHPPALQKIAGAQCTIFDLPTLQEATENFSEKNKLGEGGFGIVYKGILPDGQEIAVKKLLERTGHGLKELHNEVLLLAELQHKNLVRLHGYCSHRDDTLLVYEYIKNGSLDNFLFESREESALNWEQQYNIILGIAKGILYLHEDSSLRIIHRDLKPNNILLADDMDPKIADFGLARLLGEGHTHTKTARAAGTLGYMAPEAMHGRMSPKIDIYSFGVLVLEIVTRRKNSSSGDHDAVNLLTDVWNCWTKGSISEMIDQSLDEYARSQALRCIHIGLMCLQPDPDDRPLILSVIFMLTRDNMEIQAPAQPAFFFRRESLLASLSSYDQPDIILDDNVSVNGVTITDLYPR